A portion of the Acidobacteriaceae bacterium genome contains these proteins:
- the rpsM gene encoding 30S ribosomal protein S13 produces the protein MARIAGVDLPPNKQARIALQYIYGIGAPRALRILEKAGIDPLVKMNTLDEDQLNKIRAVIEQEGGIEGDLRKEISLNIKRLIEIQSYRGLRHRRSLPVRGQRTHTNARTRKGPRKGTVAGKKKVTK, from the coding sequence ATGGCACGTATTGCCGGCGTCGACCTGCCCCCTAACAAGCAGGCCCGTATCGCTCTTCAGTACATCTATGGCATCGGCGCGCCGCGCGCTCTCCGCATTCTGGAGAAGGCCGGCATCGATCCGCTCGTCAAGATGAATACGCTGGATGAAGACCAGCTCAACAAGATCCGTGCAGTTATCGAGCAGGAAGGCGGCATTGAAGGCGATCTCCGTAAGGAAATCAGCCTCAACATCAAGCGCCTGATCGAGATTCAGTCTTATCGTGGTCTCCGCCATCGCCGCAGCCTCCCGGTTCGCGGTCAGCGCACCCACACCAACGCTCGTACCCGCAAGGGCCCGCGTAAGGGCACCGTTGCTGGCAAGAAGAAAGTGACCAAGTAA
- the rpmJ gene encoding 50S ribosomal protein L36, which produces MKVRASVKAICDKCKVIHRKGVVRVICENAKHKQRQG; this is translated from the coding sequence ATGAAGGTCCGTGCGTCTGTAAAGGCAATCTGCGACAAGTGCAAGGTGATTCACCGCAAGGGTGTCGTTCGCGTCATCTGCGAGAACGCCAAGCACAAGCAGCGCCAGGGCTAA
- the rpsK gene encoding 30S ribosomal protein S11: MAKTQQKSAGAKAGKGKKFKKRERKNVPFGLVFIQASFNNTIVTITDQQGNTLSWKSSGSLGFRGSRKGTPFAAQQAAVNAANAARDHGLRAVDVRVSGPGSGRESAIRALAAAGIDVRSIRDVTPMPHNGCRPPKRRRV, translated from the coding sequence ATGGCAAAGACACAGCAGAAGAGTGCCGGCGCTAAGGCTGGCAAGGGCAAGAAGTTTAAGAAGCGCGAGCGGAAAAACGTTCCATTTGGTCTCGTTTTCATCCAGGCTTCGTTCAACAACACGATCGTGACGATCACCGACCAGCAGGGCAACACGCTGTCGTGGAAGAGCTCGGGTTCGCTCGGCTTCCGCGGTTCGCGTAAGGGCACCCCGTTCGCGGCACAGCAGGCTGCAGTAAACGCTGCAAACGCTGCTCGCGACCACGGTCTCCGCGCTGTTGACGTTCGCGTCTCGGGCCCCGGCTCGGGTCGTGAGTCGGCCATCCGTGCGCTCGCCGCTGCAGGTATCGACGTTCGTTCGATCCGCGACGTGACGCCGATGCCGCACAACGGCTGCCGTCCGCCGAAGCGTCGCCGCGTATAA
- the infA gene encoding translation initiation factor IF-1: MSKEDAIEVMATVVDILPNALFKVELENKHQVLAHVSGRMRKNFIRILTGDRVAIELSPYDLSRGRIVYRYK; encoded by the coding sequence TTGTCGAAGGAAGATGCAATTGAGGTAATGGCAACGGTGGTCGACATCTTGCCGAACGCGTTGTTCAAGGTCGAGCTCGAGAACAAGCATCAGGTTCTTGCGCACGTCTCAGGGCGTATGCGTAAGAACTTCATCCGCATTCTCACCGGCGATCGCGTGGCTATTGAGCTGAGCCCGTATGACCTGAGCCGCGGCCGCATCGTTTACCGCTACAAGTAA